The DNA region ATCAACACGTTGATACATTGCATCCATGTTTGCTGGAAAACAGATCTCCTTTTGTACTTGCTTACCATACAGGCTAATTGGTTTTTACTCTGTAAAAGATTAGTTTAATCTAAGAtcctttttaagattttttttctgggcAAGATCACACGATCAAGGAGATGTCAATCACTTGTAAATCGACTGTTTTTTCTCTGTAAAAGATTGTTTAATCTAAGATTTAAGATTTTGGGCAAGATCACACGATCAAGGAGATCATCACTTGTAAATCGACTGAACATGAAAAAGGGAATGGATCTATTTTTCACAGATTAAATGagcaaaaggaaaatgaagggTGGCTTGATCATCATTTGAGTGGGGATTAACCTGTGGGCATGCATGCACTTTCCATGCGGgtgtttactttttttctttctggcAAAATGGGCAGACTGTTCTAAGTACTGTTGGTAATTGAGCTCTCTTTCTAGCTCCCTTTCACCTCCCGGCAATGTTTATCATTGCCTATGCAATGCTAGCAAAAACGattacaactttttttaaaaaaaaaatacttaaagtCCATAGAGAGTTTACCGTGCATCTAGGACATTTTGAATGCACAGTAATAACTAtattgcttaaaaaataaaatattttaaaatgtttcacagtgaagtttgatttttaatttttttttaaaggtataGTAAAAAGATTACATTACCCTAAAGGACGGTGAAAACTTACAtcagggatttttttattttttatattgattttttttttgtgagaacAAGTTAATgtgatttaatcttttaaataatataaatattattaaagaaaattgtTTGTACTTGCAAGGCACATAACAACGAGCCACCCGTGCCCTTTAGATGATATCGTTCCATCACTAAATTTCACCTTTCAAGGTAACATTGGAAGAGCTTTGTTGTCATTTTTTCATTGATgtcaaatgagttttttttatctttttatgttgtatttttttatttatcaaacttaTTAAACATTATTCAGACAATGACTAGTTTTTTAAGAACAATTGAGTCAtcttaacatctttttttatattgaaaaaaattagttcGGTGTAGGACAAGCCACTATCAAGTGAAGATATCTATATCATGACGTGGTAGGACTTGGAGGTAAGGTGGGCTAAACGCAAACTTATATTAAGGAAATGTTACTTGTCACATCAAGATTTAATTAACCCTTACATTTTGTTAAGTAGCTCTGATATTGTTTCTGTTGTTTGgtattattcttttctttccttttctctttaattttagaTGCAGTTGATTTCATGATCTCTTGTAATACTCCAAGATATATGCACACAGGAACCGAAAAGTGCTTGTACCAtgcaataaaattcaaactctaTGGTTGAATGTcctgaaaaattatttcctaATTGGGTTTATATGGATTTAAATACTGTTACgaaattttttatcaagaaaaaaaaaaaccttagaatACCAACAAGAAGTTGTTCAACACAAACAACAATGCCAGTAAGTACTTTTGATTAACGTAAACATTTGAATTTACTTGCATATATCTCGATTAATCCTATAGATTCTgaaattaacaaccatgtaagtctctagtgactatcatattaataactaaatagcTCAAATTTGAGATCATAGGAGAGCAAACCCTTTAATTCCAAGCTTTTACTATTAGACTACCTATTAGATGGTGaagtaattttataattaaagaaactgaattgttataaaaccaaaacaatttATTACAATGAGCAATTTTAGTTCAATTATATCATGAAACTATATCTaacatttattatattttgttgcacgtggctcatagaaaaaaaaaatcatgcatctATCCTTGTCAATGATCAAGCTCATCTAACTGGATTATAGTAGTGGGCCTAGTGGCCCATGACAGATTGTTGCTGAGAAGTCTCGATAGGCTGTCTTTATTAGGCCCTGAAGTTGCCGAGaggtttttgaatgttttttaggCCTCATGGAACTTGTAGCCCAGCCTTCTCGTGGACAGGGTGATTCAAGTATATAATCTTAGGTCTGAAATTTAGAGGAGGtaacaagaaagaaattttttaggAACACATCAATCTAAATACGAGTTACTGCTCTCAAATCCAACCATGAATATCCTTAATTAAGGTATATAGGGCTAGCTCGAGAAACATTTTAcaatctctcttctttttttgctttatctGGAGGCTCTTTAACAGAAGAAATTCCTCTCCGGGATCCTATTCAGTGAGGCCGAGTGCAGAGTCAAGTAATGTGACCTGCCAGTCACGTTACAGATAAAGACCCAGAGAAGAAGAACGGATGAGGAATCGTCAAACATGGGATTCACGAATGGATGATTAAAATATATGCTTCATAAGATTTGGGAATCATGGTGGCATGCTAAAGAATGATATGGTTGCttcttttaatgaataaagaagaaaaagccgTATCTCCTTAAAATATTATACTTGTACGCCAAGCATAGGATAATCCTGAACTAAAACACAATTATCTAGTAGATCAAGTATGCGAACTCTATTGATTATTTGTGACTCCAAGCACAACAGTCACAGCTTGTTATTTGCATACACAATTCAGTGTCATCACATCCCCTACCCGCTAAAACAGTCACAATCCAACCCCAGCTttgtaaatataaaaggaaatacATGTAACACAGACTCGACAGAAGAATGAATGAAATgagaccaagaaaaaaaaatgcacacaGCCTAATTTATTAACACACAAGGCACGATATGTACAAATTCTACACTGTTGAACGCTACTATTCTCGCCGAATGCAGGGCACTGATCTGGTGGTCAAGGTCGCAAAAACTGCCATGGAAATCAAGTAGTCTTCATACCGTAGCAAGAAGCGCTTGCACATTGGGCTCGTGATTTTTTGCCCTTGAAGTAGTGCAGATCCTTGTTCATTCATTTGATGCTGTGTTTAGTAGAGCTTCCAAACTGTACTGTTGTGTACATGATTTCAATGGAAAAGTAAAAGAAGTGCCGTGTCAAGTCATACAAAAGGTTGCTTGCATTCCCGCCTAGACACAAGATCGGTTAATAAACGAATAGAAGAAACTACTGTCTTCTACGACTCCACACTTGCTCACACTTTCCTTCAACTCAGCTGGAATCAAATGATTTCCACACTCTGAATTTTCATTTAGATGGATAAATTCTATTCCATCAGATCTCCGAAAATGGCTTCTTCCATCAAATCTTCAAAAATGGCCTCACCAATTTCAACAAGGATAGTTTCAATATCACATCGAAGGTCCATCCATGTTCCAGTTTTTGCCATATCTTTCTTGACAAGCTGATCCAAAGTACGAGGCATTGGCAATGGGAGGAGATGCCAAGAGACTTCTTCCCAAACCTCATTAATGCCATTTTTCATGTCTGGGACAGGCCGGATGGTAGATTTTACAAATGATAACCCAGGGAAGCAACCAAAATACCGCTCATATACCTCCACAAGAGCTTCGTTAGCAGAATCAAAGAGGAGCTTCTTGTCACAACAAAGCTGGTTGGAAAAGAATTCTACctccaaaaatattgatgggtCAAGAAGCTGATCTGAAGAATGTGACCTCATATAAAATTCATCCCACTTCATGCCAGAGGCTTGAAGCACTGCTTTTACATACTCAAATACCGATTCCTTGTCATCTACAGAAGCTTTCAGAGGGATGTTTCGATCAGCAGCTGAAGGTTCATGTTCTTCAAATTGAATCCTCAAGGGTTGCACTGGCAGTTCAACTGATAGataagagaatgaactaaaattaGCTTGAGAACCATGTGATGTGAATACTGAAAGTCACTGGACTTTCTTTATGAAGACCTACCAGGTTCAAGTCTGCTGCTTGCTGGGGTGATGTCCTCCTCTGGGAAAAGTGGCTCAAGAACAGATATAGGACTGGGCCGTTCTGGTATCTCAGATGTAACCTCTAGACAGCTAagttttttggtgtttgaaGAGGTGGATGGAGATGTTAATGGAGAAGATAGAGGTTGGTTTTCTTCAAATGATTCCTGAAAAGCACAGTAGAGTTAttagaataaaatgttaaagatATGTGATGAACTGAAAAGGACAGGCAACCAGTAAAATTACATGTTCCAAGCATTCTGAATATTCCTTTTTATCACAAACGTCAGACATATCACCATTTTGGTGTTCATCAAGAGGCGAGCTGCTTGGTTCAGAGAGAGTATCTAAGATATTGCTCTCTTCTTCAATTGCAGTTTTTTTTACAAGCTCCACTTCACCTGCATAAAATTTTGAGAAGGcctatattagaaaaaaattatcagcaTGGTGATTTATCCATCTACAtcctatgataaaaaaaaaaaaaaaaaaactaccttcAGAAGGCATCTCATCTCTGATAGAGCAAAaggttttctcttctttatcaTGAAGTTCATTTGAGGCACTTGCATTTGGGTTTGAAGAAGCTTGTTTTTTATCCCAGATGCTGTCATTGGAAACAGATGACAGAGGCTCTGAGTTTAATGCTGTTCGATGTAAATGGCTGACATTGGTTTCATGTTTCTGAAATTTTTCACTGGCAGAAAATCTCATCTGTGCTGTCAGAAAGCCTTGCTCCCAATCCCTTCCTGGACTACCAAGCGGTGAAAAATTGTACTCGGGAAGGGAGAGAATCCTGCCAAGGGTTTTTGGCACAGGCGCACTTGAAAAATCCACATCCCCATGGCCAGTGCTCAGCATCTCAGAGAGATGTTTCTTGGCCTCGATGTAGATGTTAGATGGCCTTTGCTTGGGATAAATAACAGCTTCATCTTCCAAACTTATTTCAGATTCTTTCAACTTGCAAGTcttctctctcattttgctaCCCATGGGAGGTCTagcaattttttcaataaagaaGTGGTCTTTACTTGGAGAACTCCTTCCATGGTTCTCCTTGAATCCTTTTTCACTATTTCCCACagcatgtttgttaaaaaatcTCTTTGAAGTCCCATCAGTAGAGGTTTCCTGCTTTTCCTTTCCCATTGCATTTTTcaactttcttttaatttcagtcAGAGAAAAGTGAGAAGCAGATCTCTCAATTGGTCCCTTGTTTCTGATGATGAATTGAGATTCTGGTGATGATCCAATACTGCTTTCATTTTCAGGTAGTAGCAAGCTTGTCGGGCCAGGCTTTAATATTACAATTCTATTTGAAGCTTGAGATGCCTTATTTTCCTTTGATGGGTTCTTTTCCAGAGATTTGgtcttttttctgaaaaatttgcGTTGTTTACCATGGATAGCCTCGCCAGAATGTCTGAAGCCATGAAGCCCCTCTTCTAACAAGTTAGATACAGCAAGTAACTTGGAGTCGCCATCTTTCTCAACCTGAGCATTCCACAAGTTTTGAACATGCTTCACCATTATGGACTTTGGACCTTGTAAGAGTTTTAGAAACAATTCCTCATCAGAAGTTAGAATCTGAAGTGCATCCCTCAGTTCTTTGGATGGGTGGAGGTCCCCATCTTCAGTGACATGTTTCCTGTCAATAAGTTTCTCATTTATGAGTTTTATTACCTCACTCAATTTCTCTTCGAAGTCAGGATTCTTTTGGTTTGGCTGATGTTGAACTTCATCATGTTGGTCATGCTCCACATAATCTATGCTTTTCTGATGGATCTCACGGCAGAAATCCTCCAATATTTCACCTATATCAAGACTTTTCGTAGATTGCTTCTCTAAATTATGAAGGCAATGCTGTTCAGATTCCAAGCTTTCAGCAACATTAAGATCCTCTAAGTGTATATCACAACTTTTTGTGcgacttttttttctcttgtggTTCTTTGTTTTGTGGTCTCCATTTTCTGAATTGGACTGTTTTGGTTCTATCTCAGGATTGTTTGTTTCATTCTTTGTGTCTTGCTCACTGAACATCTCTTCTTCCATGAGCTTTTTCACACTCAGCTTATTGGTATGACTTGTTGCTTTTCTGCTCTCTTCAGCATCctgatatatttaaaataggaaaaataagtaATTTACAGGTAGCTTACTACTCATCACAACAGGCGTTCATTgcaaatatcaagaaaattttGGAAGACAAATTGAGTTTGGATGCATAAGCTGACAACACTTACAATTATGCCTCGGCAGTTTTCACTAAGATTGTCAAGCTTTTTCTTAGGAGTTCCAGTAACTGCAGAAGAAAAGAGATTCACTGATATGTTTCATAAGCTTAAAGCAAGAATACTAGAAATTTATCTTTAACCAATGACCATTGTAAGGCAAAAGTACAATCAGATTAAAATGTTTAACAAGAagacaataattaaaattccTTATAAACACAACCACTCCCTTGACACTTCTCAAATTCACTTCCATCTAAGGGATTTATTAACAATGGAAGAAAAGCACATGCATGTTGCATGCACTAACCCATCCCTTCCACACAAAAAAGATTCCGTGGATGTGTGCCTATGTGCAGCCACATATGTGCTGTCTATTCAGATTGATCTGCATTTCAAAGAAAGTTTCTTACCAACAGCATGTCTGGTCCCACGCCTCCTATCTGAAATCAGCTTCTGCGTTGATCGACCATGGCGGAAGTCAAACATACTCATTAAACCCCACATGCAGCCCGATTGGTCTCTTTCATATCGCACAGGGCGTCTCTGAGATTTTTTTGCCATAATGAGTGGCTAGTTCTTTGACTGTATTATGCTTTGTTGATCCAGATTTTCTAGCAGGCAGTGCTATGATATCTGATTTATTTGAGGAAGtggatgagaaaaaaaaaagtaaaaagaaacgCCAGTTGAAGAGTAATTACCAGAGTTGTTTTCAATTCAAAAGCTCATATATAAGCTAAGACATACGAAGACATTTTCCAATCAGCAAAGACATTGcagacaaaaaattaaatcggGACGCGAGTCACATGACAATGAGCAGCAGAGAAATGAATGCAAAGCAGCATCAAGGATCGAAGTGGTAGTAAGTATGGTAAAACATTATGCATCTATAATACTGCACATGTGATGATGATTGCTCTCTAAATCCACCGGTTAGTGATAGAAAGCAGCAGCGATGGTTTCATGGAAGCGATGGTTTCTATAATGACATCATCAGAAAATAGGTGAaggcaaaaaaacatttttgacaggTGAACCAGTAGAAAAGAGGCGGAAAGTTTTAAAACACTATTCCTCGAAGCTTGTGAAAGCCTAGAAAACCATGCCCGGAAAGATTACTTCAATAAGCCTGAAACACCTAGTAACAAAAGTTTCGATAAAACATTGGGGAGGCTATGAAATAGCTTCTCGTTCCAGCCTCTTCAGCGTTGAACTACATTCTCATTTTCAGACAAGAATACatagctaaaaaataaacaagtaacCAAGGAGCAAATAAAACGAGATAAAGATAAAGACACATTTTATCGGCAAACATAAGGCCATACATGCTACAAACATTCTGAAACAGAAATTCAGCCAACCCTCAAAACAAGTTCATCAGGTACCTTTGGCATAGAATCCTAGCAGTAATCTTAAAAGGCATGATCGTCACTCATAGAGAAGCAAAACTTTAGTACAGAGTATtaaactttctttattttaatctttatgaTCATCAaaagtgatattaaaaatatatagcgCAGTTCACATCTGGTATAATGATAATGTGTATATGAATTTTGGCAAGACAAAGAAATGGACTATATAGAACAATTACCTCAGATTCGATTAAGCCAAGAAGAACAACGATATGCAGCCAGGTACAGTACAGACAGTCAGAGGACAGTGAAAATTCCAATTTCAACAACTCAAAGGAGCTTCCTAGAAGAGTCAAGTTTAAGCCTGTCCAGACTTTCTTTGCATGGCAAGGCACTCAATTCCCTAACCAGCGCCTGAGGTCTCAAACTTTGATCTTTCCTTGAACGAAAGGACCAGTTACATAAAAAGCGTACAAAGTGAATCACAGCTCAAGAATTCACCTTCAAAATTCCACTCAACAAAATTGATCAACTCCTAGCAAGCTTTACCttgaagtatataaaaaaactcagctCGACAACAGCCAATTATGCATTAACTGATCAAAAAGCTCCATGATTATCTCTATGAATGTCATATATCTCCAATCCTTGAAACACCAAAATCGAGCTTTAATTCTCTCCAATCCACAGTCAAAACCACCAAGCCAATCTTTTCATCAACACACCCAAATAAAAACTCCTCGAATTCTATCGAAACGTCAAAGCAGCCAGTCAATCCTGTCCAATCCAccaataaacaaagaaaacccagatcaagaaaaacaaaaagaaccccagaaaaatatttttcttctaaatttctAATACGCAATGGTAAAAAAacaggattttttttctctctctccttagTGGGTATCTATCTTTTGACAACTAAAAAGAGAGGGGTATAAAATTCTTGCCAAGCATCCACCGACCCATTATAATTTGAGtgggaaataaaaattttgtgtCATATGGGCAGGCAATAAAGACCGAGAAAAAGTGGAGGGGGAGGTGTGAGAGAGAAAGTTGAAAGCTTTACAATGTTTTTGGTACAACGAGGAGGAGAATAAGTGACGGTTTGGTTTGGGATTGATACTGATGGGCCcagagagaaggagagggaTTTGTATTCGAGAAATGCTTTTGCTATTGTCTCCCTCCCCATTTTTCCCTGCTGCGCTGCCACTCCCTCCACACTCGGCAATCATCAAAGTCACAATCTTtccctttctcctctctctATAGAATACACCTTTTGTGTGTCTCTCTCTCTTGGCCCTTGACAAGGTAAAAGAGAAAATGTTGGAGAGAGGCTGTCTTGTGTTTACTTTTTGGTTTTAGAGAGAGAGTGGTATGGCATGGATGTTGGGAAAAATGAGAATGGAGGGGCATATATAAAtaatggagaaaagaaaaggagggagcAAGGTAAGTAACTTTGGAAACAACAAAACTTAAATCTTAATGAGGAACTACATGtatattttcttctaaaaatgTACCTCAACGGTAGTGAGAACGATGATGTATtgattgggggggggggggatcttTTTAGAACAGTATATTATATTGGAAAATCCTTTCTTGgatactcaaaaaaaaaaaaaaggattgagaCATTCCATGTTTTTCAGAGAATATTATTATCATGGTTATTGAGTCTAgatcttcaaatttaaattcaatgatCATAACTTAATatgtaataaaaatagaaacatcataactctttgtaattttatttctttcaccCAATCTAAATCATTGAATTCAACATTGATGTTTAGATTTGAGACATAATTTGTTTCCATCTATATATTATTAGGTAAAATTGTCGGTGAAACTAACAATGTCCTTAATATTAGTATTGCGTTCactttcttttgaaaatggacttggataataaaaaaaaaatcgtttgaTGTTGTGATatagtgaatttttttaaaaaataatttatatattaaaataatatttttgatattactatgttaaaattattaaaaagcgtcagacaatattaatttaatatttttaaaatcaaatacaacctttaaaatgttttaaaaaaccaaaactaccGCACTCTTGGAACATTTACTAGGAGTCGTATTTGTTACACCTCAGAGATTTAGAGAGCAGGAATTATAACAAGGCTAGGATTGAGATCGATGCTTGTTGTTTACACAAATGGATAACTTTGTTTTGTCAACTATTTATGAAGGCAatgattgttttaatttgaattcgAATGTGCAAAGGAGATCACCTTCCATTCTCTATTCCCGCGTTTGGatttgcttaatttttaattaggatATTGCTGAATAAACTCTACAGCACACGGTTGTGTATTTGTCACGTTTACGTGCTCCCAATGAGAATGCTGGCTGGAAAAgggaaaagggaaaaggaaaatgattctATTCCACCCTCCTTTTATAACCTTGTGGCCTGCCAGTTTGGTGCGGTGAGACCTCTTCCATGCCTTCCCTTGTCAAAAATTAGTGCCTGGCTGCAACCAACCTTtactgttttctttttatatatatatatatatatatataaaatacctaCTTCGGATCATTCTCTATCAGTTTTATAATGTAGTTTTGAGTTGTTGACCGGGCAGTTTGTTTtctgtattattattttaaaaataaaaagttaagagGTGGTGAATTCAAGTGTCACTTAGACATAGTTTGTtgcccataaaaataaatttatcattttatcccagcaaaaaaaaaaaagtataggcTGATGATTGGGGGTaaggtcatttttttaatgagatcattttgacattttaaaattgactaGGAATAAGAgagggatttttatttttatttttcctgcatagtttaatttaattgatgcCCTTTGAATAAAGAACTAGTTTGTTTGCTATGGAAGGGTAtttatgtctttttaatttattgtgtaTGGTTAAATTATCGTATTATCCCTAGAATTAGTAAAGAATTTAATCGGTTGTGGGGGCTTCTtttatcttcttattttttgaagCACCATTGAAATACCacttttaagtttattttatcaAGCCTATGGATAAagggtattttatttattttgcatttggtttttttattgttttttagttgattttttttcaaacttattaTTTGAAGTTTGATTGACTAGAAActagacttcataatttgtttcagtttgtgctttataatg from Populus alba chromosome 14, ASM523922v2, whole genome shotgun sequence includes:
- the LOC118041644 gene encoding uncharacterized protein; translated protein: MAKKSQRRPVRYERDQSGCMWGLMSMFDFRHGRSTQKLISDRRRGTRHAVVTGTPKKKLDNLSENCRGIIDAEESRKATSHTNKLSVKKLMEEEMFSEQDTKNETNNPEIEPKQSNSENGDHKTKNHKRKKSRTKSCDIHLEDLNVAESLESEQHCLHNLEKQSTKSLDIGEILEDFCREIHQKSIDYVEHDQHDEVQHQPNQKNPDFEEKLSEVIKLINEKLIDRKHVTEDGDLHPSKELRDALQILTSDEELFLKLLQGPKSIMVKHVQNLWNAQVEKDGDSKLLAVSNLLEEGLHGFRHSGEAIHGKQRKFFRKKTKSLEKNPSKENKASQASNRIVILKPGPTSLLLPENESSIGSSPESQFIIRNKGPIERSASHFSLTEIKRKLKNAMGKEKQETSTDGTSKRFFNKHAVGNSEKGFKENHGRSSPSKDHFFIEKIARPPMGSKMREKTCKLKESEISLEDEAVIYPKQRPSNIYIEAKKHLSEMLSTGHGDVDFSSAPVPKTLGRILSLPEYNFSPLGSPGRDWEQGFLTAQMRFSASEKFQKHETNVSHLHRTALNSEPLSSVSNDSIWDKKQASSNPNASASNELHDKEEKTFCSIRDEMPSEGEVELVKKTAIEEESNILDTLSEPSSSPLDEHQNGDMSDVCDKKEYSECLEHESFEENQPLSSPLTSPSTSSNTKKLSCLEVTSEIPERPSPISVLEPLFPEEDITPASSRLEPVELPVQPLRIQFEEHEPSAADRNIPLKASVDDKESVFEYVKAVLQASGMKWDEFYMRSHSSDQLLDPSIFLEVEFFSNQLCCDKKLLFDSANEALVEVYERYFGCFPGLSFVKSTIRPVPDMKNGINEVWEEVSWHLLPLPMPRTLDQLVKKDMAKTGTWMDLRCDIETILVEIGEAIFEDLMEEAIFGDLME